A genomic window from Punica granatum isolate Tunisia-2019 chromosome 2, ASM765513v2, whole genome shotgun sequence includes:
- the LOC116196370 gene encoding uncharacterized protein LOC116196370 yields MPSSSSLSQLPPAAADGDEHYLPTLLETARPFLRGELEKVDPALPSLVAVLRSVGAGECWHKHGNFLDHLVDIYRILRIWGAPDAVCLCGLFHSAYSNSYVNLAIFDPNTGRDVVRGHVGAAAERLIHLFCVVPRQPLIHDDLLFHYEDESELLGHLAASEDSLKAAREKGIFHPEEPWRKKINSLLPPQGVTVKHIKTGEDVAVSRRVVAVFLVMTMADFSDQLFGFQDELFENSNGRLEFSGNNFAETLWPGDGKPGLWMNSISRMGAVYMLIAREEEIFMEQKKRGNSDINREDEDIELVIPPVFQWCTRVLGPQEHIEARDLYWEAVCGTYSSKKGANSDRLGIAEELLLRSIEKNSFVGEPHVVLAQVYLGRGRFEEAEREAERGLRMMLEWGSPWDKRTSWEGWVAWARVLLMKAKERSWPQTSWGILNLGLVR; encoded by the coding sequence AtgccttcctcttcttcactctCCCAGCTACCTCCCGCCGCCGCCGATGGTGATGAACACTACCTCCCGACCCTCCTAGAGACCGCCCGCCCCTTCCTCCGCGGCGAGCTCGAAAAAGTGGACCCCGCTCTGCCCTCGCTTGTCGCGGTCCTCCGCTCTGTCGGGGCGGGCGAGTGCTGGCACAAGCACGGCAACTTCCTCGACCACCTCGTCGACATCTACCGCATCCTCCGCATCTGGGGGGCCCCCGATGCCGTCTGCCTCTGTGGCCTCTTCCACTCTGCCTACTCCAATTCGTACGTCAATCTCGCTATCTTCGACCCGAACACGGGCCGCGACGTGGTCAGGGGCCACGTCGGCGCGGCTGCCGAGCGGCTCATCCACCTATTCTGCGTCGTCCCGCGCCAGCCGCTCATCCATGACGACCTCCTCTTCCACTATGAGGATGAATCTGAGCTCCTCGGCCACCTCGCGGCCTCCGAGGACTCCCTGAAGGCCGCGAGGGAGAAGGGGATCTTCCACCCCGAGGAGCCGTGGAGGAAGAAGATCAACTCCCTCTTGCCTCCGCAGGGGGTCACGGTGAAGCACATAAAGACCGGGGAGGACGTGGCGGTCTCCCGGAGGGTCGTGGCGGTGTTCTTGGTGATGACTATGGCCGATTTCAGCGACCAGCTATTCGGGTTCCAGGATGAGCTGTTCGAGAATTCAAACGGGCGGCTGGAGTTCTCGGGGAACAACTTTGCCGAGACGCTGTGGCCTGGGGACGGAAAGCCCGGGCTGTGGATGAACTCGATATCGAGGATGGGGGCGGTCTATATGCTGATCGCCAGGGAGGAAGAGATATTCATGGAGCAGAAGAAGAGGGGGAATTCGGACATCAATCGGGAGGACGAGGATATCGAGCTGGTGATCCCCCCGGTCTTCCAGTGGTGCACTCGTGTGCTGGGCCCGCAGGAGCACATTGAAGCGCGGGATTTGTACTGGGAGGCAGTTTGTGGGACTTACAGCAGCAAGAAGGGGGCGAATTCGGATCGATTGGGCATAGCAGAGGAGTTGCTGTTGAGGAGTATCGAGAAGAACTCGTTTGTCGGGGAGCCACATGTGGTGCTGGCACAGGTGTACTTGGGCCGAGGGAGGTTCGAGGAGGCCGAGAGGGAGGCTGAGAGGGGGCTGAGGATGATGTTGGAGTGGGGCAGCCCCTGGGATAAGAGGACGTCATGGGAAGGCTGGGTTGCTTGGGCAAGGGTCCTCCTGATGAAGGCCAAGGAGAGGTCATGGCCCCAGACCTCTTGGGGCATCCTCAACTTGGGCCTCGTGAGGTAA
- the LOC116196149 gene encoding uncharacterized protein LOC116196149 — MLGISYGELFLILGATAALIGPKDLPLIARTAGRLAGRAIGYVQLARGQFDSVMQQTQARQVHKELQDTMAQLEAIRHEIRSISFINPGPMTRRLIDDPNNTSVGSGNNVQQMPIPENKETSNFQKDGKTSPSDLSNLHSQATAYDRLADSAAVRAASGKIDTDGGTIENEAGFPTVLPISAETAGFLSPRTDDVKGSDIVLEAIVESEVAHNAKEFFARPENQIKYE; from the exons ATGCTAGGAATTTCGTACGGGGAGCTCTTCCTCATTCTCGGAGCCACTGCCGCTCTCATCG GACCAAAAGATCTTCCACTCATAGCCCGGACCGCCGGCAGATTGGCCGGCCGAGCCATCGGATATGTCCAGTTAGCCCGAGGCCAGTTCGACTCGGTTATGCAGCAGACCCAAGCTCGTCAG GTGCACAAAGAGCTGCAAGACACAATGGCCCAGTTGGAAGCCATACGCCATGAAATCCGAAGCATATCCTTCATAAATCCAGGTCCAATGACCCGGAGGCTGATCGATGATCCCAATAACACATCTGTCGGCAGTG GCAACAATGTTCAACAGATGCCCATtcctgaaaataaagaaacaagCAACTTTCAAAAG GATGGGAAGACATCGCCATCAGACCTCAGTAACTTACATAGCCAAGCAACTGCTTATGATAGGTTGGCAGACTCAGCTGCTGTGAGAGCTGCTTCTGGAAAAATTGATACAGATGGAGGCACAATCGAGAATGAAGCTGGCTTTCCTACTGTTTTGCCCATTTCTGCTGAAACTGCTGGTTTCTTATCCCCTCGAACAG ATGATGTCAAAGGATCTGACATTGTACTAGAAGCAATAGTGGAGTCGGAGGTGGCACACAATGCTAAAGAGTTCTTTGCACGACCTGAGAATCAAATAAAGTATGAATAA
- the LOC116197738 gene encoding uncharacterized protein LOC116197738 has protein sequence MVIPFASSLRYSYSRVLSSAVHSAQAFPVSSALTLSRRRLPDARFPTTAEMSTAADSGSSCRPAPPVAKKVEHRMELFGDVRTDNYYWLRDDSRSDPEVLAYLRQENEYSESVMSGTKQFEDQLFAEIRGRVKEDDISAPVRRGPYYYYKRTLTGKEYVQHCRRLVPNAEASPTVYDDMPTGPEASPEHVILDENVKAQEHSFYQIGAFKVSPNNNLVAYAEDTKGDEIYTVHVIDVETGTPIGKPLANVTSDLEWAGDKTLVYTTIDEIHRPYKVWLHKLGTDQSSDTCLYHEKDDTFSLELHASESKQFLFVSSESKTTTVALYLNVSKPEEGLKILMPRVDGVDLSFSHRGNHFFIRRRTDEFFNSELLACPVENLSETILLISHRKSVKIQDLQLFRDHLVVYERENGLQKVTVYDLPAVGEPLKGLGSGRCVEFIDPVYSVDQLESQFSSTVLRFSYSSLKTPPSVYAYDMKRGVSVLKKVEMVLGGFDSSNYITERKWATAPDGTPIPLSIVYRRNLVKLDGSDPLLLYGYGSYEICIDPYFKGPRLSLLDRGFIFAIAHIRGGGEMGRPWYENGKFLKKKNTFTDFISCAEYLIENKYCTNEKLCIDGRSAGGLLIGAVLNMRPDLFKAAIAGVPFVDVLTTMLDPTIPLTTSEWEEWGDPRKEEFYFYMKSYSPVDNVKAQNYPHILVMAGLHDPRVMYSEPAKFVAKLRELKTDDNMLVFKCEFGAGHFSNSGRFERLREDAFVYAFLLKALDMIPAPESQTS, from the exons ATGGTCATTCCATTTGCGTCATCCTTGCGGTATTCATATTCGCGCGTGCTGTCGTCGGCCGTACATTCTGCCCAGGCATTCCCAGTAAGCTCAGCATTGACCCTCTCGCGCCGCCGGCTTCCGGACGCCCGCTTCCCTACGACAGCAGAGATGAGCACTGCGGCGGACAGCGGCAGCTCCTGCCGCCCGGCTCCTCCGGTGGCGAAGAAGGTGGAACACCGCATGGAGCTGTTCGGCGACGTGAGGACCGACAACTACTACTGGCTCCGCGATGACTCCCGCTCCGATCCCGAGGTCCTCGCCTATCTCCGCCAGGAGAACGAGTACAGCGAATCCGTCATGTCCG GAACCAAACAATTTGAAGATCAGCTATTTGCTGAGATAAGAGGAAGAGTCAAGGAAGACGATATATCTGCACCAGTTCGCAGAGGGCCTTACTACTATTATAAAAGAACACTGACTGGGAAGGAATATGTTCAGCATTGTAGGCGTCTTGTCCCCAATGCTGAGGCGTCTCCTACTGTTTATGATGACATGCCGACTGGACCTGAGGCTTCTCCAGAGCATGTGATATTGGATGAGAATGTTAAGGCTCAAGAACATTCGTTCTATCAAATTGGTGCTTTTAAG GTTAGTCCAAACAACAACTTGGTGGCATATGCAGAAGACACAAAAGGAGATGAGATTTACACCGTACATGTAATTGATGTAGAGACAGGAACTCCCATAGGAAAGCCTTTAGCAAATGTGACATCAGATCTTGAATGGGCTGGTGATAAAACCTTAGTCTACACAACAATTGATGAGATCCATAGGCCATACAAG GTTTGGTTGCATAAGTTGGGAACTGATCAATCCAGTGACACCTGCCTTTACCACGAGAAGGATGATACGTTTTCTCTTGAGCTTCATGCTTCAGAGAGcaaacaatttttatttgtttcttcTGAGAGCAAAACCACTACAGTAGCTTTGTACCTTAATGTTTCTAAGCCAGAAGAGGGGCTTAAGATTCTTATGCCTCGTGTAGATGGTGTTGATTTATCATTCAGCCATCGaggaaatcatttttttatccGGAGGAGAACTGATGAATTTTTCAACTCAGAACTCCTAGCCTGCCCAGTTGAGAATCTCTCTGAAACAATTCTTCTTATTTCACACAGGAAAAG tgtcaaaattCAGGACCTGCAGCTTTTCAGAGATCATCTGGTTGTATATGAACGCGAAAATGGTCTCCAGAAGGTCACTGTATATGACCTGCCAGCAGTTGGTGAACCACTGAAAGGCCTTGGAAGTGGCCGTTGTGTTGAATTTATTGATCCTGTGTACAGCGTAGATCAATTGGAATCTCAATTTTCGTCTACCGTACTAAGGTTTTCTTATAGCTCATTGAAGACGCCCCCCTCTGTTTATGCTTATGACATGAAGAGAGGTGTCTCTGTCCTGAAGAAGGTTGAAATG GTTTTGGGAGGTTTTGACTCATCAAATTACATTACTGAGAGAAAATGGGCTACTGCTCCAGATGGCACACCAATTCCCTTATCAATTGTCTACCGCAGGAATCTTGTGAAGCTCGATGGTTCTGATCCATTATTGCTATATGGCTATGGTTCATATGAG ATTTGCATAGATCCATATTTCAAGGGTCCAAGATTGTCATTGCTGGATCGGGGATTTATCTTTGCAATAGCTCACATTCGTGGGGGTGGAGAAATGGGAAGGCCTTGGTATGAGAACGGGAAGttcttgaagaagaaaaatacatTTACAGATTTCATTTCATGTGCTGAGTACCTGATAGAAAACAAGTATTGCACAAACGAGAAGTTATGCATAGATGGAAGAAGTGCTGGTGGCCTGCTAATTGGCGCAGTTCTTAACATGCGGCCAGACTTGTTCAAGGCTGCTATTGCTGGCGTACCTTTTGTGGATGTTCTCACTACAATGCTCGACCCGACTATCCCGCTTACTACCTCAGAGTGGGAG GAATGGGGTGATCCTCGGAAAGAGGAGTTCTACTTCTATATGAAGTCATACTCTCCAGTGGACAAT GTGAAGGCTCAAAACTATCCGCACATTCTTGTTATGGCTGGTTTGCATG ATCCACGTGTTATGTACTCGGAACCTGCTAAATTTGTGGCGAAACTGAGGGAATTGAAGACGGATGACAATATGCTAGTGTTCAAGTGCGAATTTGGTGCAGGACATTTCTCAAACTCCGGAAG ATTTGAGAGGCTTCGAGAAGACGCCTTTGTATACGCATTTCTGCTCAAAGCGTTGGATATGATTCCTGCTCCCGAATCTCAAACCAGTTAA
- the LOC116196150 gene encoding probable glutathione S-transferase, with amino-acid sequence MAEEEVRLFRTWSSPFALRAIWALELKGVPYENIFENLSSKSQLLLQYNPVHGKVPVLVHNGRAVCESLVVVEYIDETWTQNPLLPEDPLERATARFWAKFGDDKVMQSIWDLVQKGREEQEAGLAQAIESLQPLEEILKGKKFFGGEKIGFLDIALGWLSNLVPVFHEITGLKLIEEERFPLLSAWMKDFSGFPTIRETLPPHDKLVTKFRAQLEALRAKSRSQQ; translated from the exons ATGGCAGAAGAAGAAGTGAGACTCTTCAGGACATGGTCGAGCCCTTTTGCTCTGAGGGCTATTTGGGCTTTGGAGCTGAAGGGAGTCCCGTACGAGAACATATTCGAAAACCTTTCCAGCAAGAGCCAGCTGCTTCTGCAGTACAATCCTGTCCACGGCAAGGTGCCGGTGCTCGTTCACAATGGAAGAGCAGTTTGCGAGTCACTTGTGGTCGTCGAGTACATCGATGAAACCTGGACCCAGAACCCCCTGCTGCCCGAGGATCCCCTTGAGCGGGCCACTGCCCGGTTTTGGGCCAAGTTTGGGGACGACAAG GTCATGCAATCGATCTGGGACTTGGTCCAAAAAGGACGGGAAGAGCAAGAAGCAGGTCTTGCACAAGCCATTGAAAGTCTCCAACCACTGGAAGAGATTCTGAAGGGAAAGAAATTCTTCGGAGGAGAGAAGATCGGCTTTCTGGACATTGCATTGGGTTGGCTTTCGAACTTAGTCCCCGTGTTCCATGAGATCACCGGCCTTAAACTAATCGAAGAGGAAAGGTTCCCGCTTCTGTCTGCCTGGATGAAGGATTTCTCTGGGTTCCCAACCATTAGGGAAACCTTGCCTCCTCATGACAAGTTGGTGACCAAGTTCCGGGCCCAGTTGGAGGCGCTTCGGGCGAAATCTCGGTCTCAGCAGTGA